One window of the Fusobacterium animalis 7_1 genome contains the following:
- the mrdA gene encoding penicillin-binding protein 2, giving the protein MKLNRYKNNDVILGDKRNVREIIFKIIVFLCFLTLFLRLLYLQVLQGNEFSHLAERNQYKLVKIDSPRGKIFDSKNRLVVTNGTGYRLIYSLGREENKEYIKEIAKLTDKTEEVVAKRIKYGEIFPYTKDNVLFEDLDEEKAHKIMEIMNNYPYLEVQVYSKRKYLYDTVASHTIGYVKKISEKEYENLKEDGYTPRDMIGKLGIEKTYDDVLRGRSGFKYIEVNALNKIEREVEKVKSPIVGKNLYMGINMELQQYMEEEFEKDGRSGSFVALNPKTGEIITIVSYPTYSLNTFSSQISPEEWNSISNDPRKILTNKTIAGEYPPGSTFKMISAIAFLKSGIDPKLKYNDYTGYYQIGNWKWRAWKRGGHGATDMKKSLVESANTYYYKFSDQIGYAPIVKTARDFGLGNITGIDVPGEKKGIIPDPDWKKKRTKTVWYRGDTILLSIGQGFTLVTPIQLAKAYTFLANKGWAYEPHVVSKIEDLQTGKIETVTTQKTVIEDYPKSYYDIINDALIATVDQNNGTTRIMRNPYVKVAAKSGSAQNPHSKLTHAWVAGYFPADKEPEVVFVCLLEGAGGGGVMAGGMAKRFLDKYLEVEKGIVPVQNTPHTEPKNTNSTIQTNGNQENESSGEGIGEERENEERETGETNTVEEQQN; this is encoded by the coding sequence ATGAAGCTTAATAGATACAAAAATAATGATGTAATACTAGGAGATAAAAGAAATGTTAGGGAAATAATTTTTAAAATAATAGTTTTTTTATGTTTTTTAACACTTTTTTTAAGATTATTATATCTTCAAGTTTTACAAGGAAATGAATTTTCTCATTTAGCAGAAAGAAATCAGTATAAGTTAGTAAAAATAGACTCACCCAGAGGAAAGATTTTTGACTCTAAAAATAGATTAGTTGTAACAAATGGAACAGGTTACAGACTTATCTACTCTTTGGGTAGAGAAGAAAATAAAGAATATATAAAAGAAATTGCAAAATTGACAGATAAAACAGAAGAAGTTGTTGCAAAAAGAATTAAGTATGGAGAAATATTTCCATATACGAAAGATAATGTACTTTTTGAAGATTTAGATGAAGAAAAGGCACATAAGATAATGGAAATTATGAATAATTATCCATATTTAGAAGTACAAGTTTACTCAAAAAGAAAATATTTGTATGATACAGTAGCTTCACATACCATAGGTTATGTTAAGAAAATTTCTGAAAAAGAGTATGAAAATTTAAAAGAAGATGGCTATACTCCTAGAGATATGATAGGGAAATTAGGAATAGAAAAAACCTATGATGATGTCCTAAGAGGGAGAAGTGGCTTTAAATATATAGAAGTAAATGCATTAAATAAAATAGAAAGAGAAGTAGAAAAAGTTAAAAGTCCTATTGTTGGTAAGAATTTATACATGGGTATAAATATGGAATTACAACAATATATGGAAGAAGAGTTTGAAAAAGATGGTAGGAGTGGTTCATTTGTAGCATTGAATCCAAAAACTGGTGAAATAATAACTATTGTAAGTTATCCAACATATTCATTGAATACTTTTAGTTCACAAATTTCACCAGAAGAATGGAATTCTATATCAAATGATCCAAGAAAAATTCTGACAAACAAGACTATTGCTGGGGAATATCCTCCAGGTTCAACATTTAAAATGATATCTGCTATTGCATTTTTAAAGAGTGGAATAGATCCTAAACTAAAATATAATGACTATACAGGTTATTATCAAATAGGAAATTGGAAATGGAGAGCTTGGAAAAGAGGAGGACATGGAGCAACAGATATGAAAAAATCTCTTGTTGAGTCAGCTAATACTTACTACTATAAATTTTCTGATCAAATTGGTTATGCTCCAATAGTAAAAACAGCCAGAGATTTTGGATTGGGAAATATAACTGGAATAGATGTTCCCGGGGAAAAAAAAGGGATTATCCCAGATCCAGATTGGAAAAAGAAAAGAACAAAGACTGTTTGGTATAGAGGAGATACAATACTTCTTTCAATAGGGCAAGGTTTTACACTTGTAACACCAATTCAATTAGCAAAAGCATATACATTTTTGGCTAATAAGGGTTGGGCATATGAACCACATGTAGTTTCAAAAATAGAAGATTTACAAACTGGAAAAATAGAAACAGTAACTACTCAAAAAACTGTTATAGAGGATTATCCTAAATCATACTATGACATTATAAATGATGCTTTGATAGCAACAGTTGATCAAAATAATGGAACAACAAGAATTATGAGAAATCCTTATGTAAAAGTTGCTGCAAAAAGTGGTTCAGCACAAAATCCACATTCTAAGTTGACACATGCTTGGGTGGCAGGTTACTTTCCTGCTGACAAAGAACCTGAGGTTGTTTTTGTGTGCCTATTAGAAGGAGCAGGTGGTGGAGGAGTAATGGCAGGAGGAATGGCTAAAAGATTTTTGGATAAATATCTGGAAGTAGAAAAAGGGATAGTTCCTGTTCAAAATACTCCACATACAGAACCTAAAAATACTAATTCTACTATTCAAACAAATGGAAATCAAGAGAATGAAAGTTCAGGGGAAGGAATAGGAGAAGAAAGAGAAAATGAAGAAAGAGAAACAGGGGAAACAAACACAGTTGAGGAACAACAAAATTAG
- the dxs gene encoding 1-deoxy-D-xylulose-5-phosphate synthase produces MNGKLTKKCEEIRKRLIEVVSKNGGHLGSNLGVVELTVCLDEVFNFKEDIVLFDVGHQAYVYKILTDRAEKFDTIRTRKGISPFLDPSESKYDHFISGHAGTALPAAVGFAIANPDKKVIVVVGDASISNGHSLEALNYIGYKKLENILVIVNDNEMSIGENVGFISKFLKRVITSGKYLNFREDVKSFINKIKANRIKKTLERMERSIKGYVTPFYALESLGFRFFNVCEGNNIEKLLPMLKKIKDLKGPVILLVKTEKGKGYCFAEENKEKFHGIAPFDIKTGNTHKSSVSYSEVFGNKILELGKEDKDIYALSAAMIKGTGLHKFLEECPERCIDTGIAEGFTVTLAGGLAKSGKKPYVCIYSTFIQRAVSQLIHDISIQNLPVRFIIDRSGIVGEDGKTHNGIYDLSFFLSIQNFTVLCPTTSKELEQALEISKNFNSGPLVIRIPRDSIFDIEDEKPLEIGRWKEIKKGSKNLFIATGTMLKIILEIYDELKNRGIDCTIVSAASVKPLDENYLLNYIKGYDNIFVLEENYVRNSFGTSILEFLNDNGIQKIIHRIALNSAIIPHGKREELLKEEKLKGESLIERIEELIYGRKK; encoded by the coding sequence ATGAATGGGAAACTTACAAAAAAATGTGAAGAAATTAGAAAAAGATTAATAGAAGTTGTAAGTAAGAATGGAGGACATCTAGGTTCAAACCTTGGTGTTGTTGAATTGACAGTTTGTTTAGATGAAGTTTTTAATTTTAAAGAAGATATTGTCCTCTTTGATGTTGGTCATCAAGCCTATGTATATAAGATATTAACTGATAGGGCAGAAAAATTTGATACTATTAGAACGAGAAAGGGCATTTCACCTTTTCTTGACCCAAGTGAAAGTAAGTATGATCACTTTATATCAGGACATGCAGGAACAGCACTTCCAGCAGCAGTCGGTTTTGCAATAGCAAATCCAGATAAAAAAGTTATTGTAGTTGTTGGAGATGCTTCCATATCAAATGGACATTCATTGGAGGCATTAAACTATATAGGATATAAGAAATTAGAAAATATACTGGTAATTGTAAATGATAATGAAATGTCTATTGGAGAAAATGTTGGCTTTATATCAAAATTTTTAAAAAGAGTAATAACAAGTGGAAAATATTTGAATTTTAGAGAAGATGTTAAATCTTTTATCAATAAAATAAAAGCGAATAGAATTAAAAAAACTCTTGAAAGAATGGAAAGATCAATTAAAGGCTATGTAACTCCTTTTTACGCACTTGAAAGTTTAGGATTTAGATTTTTTAATGTATGTGAAGGAAATAATATAGAAAAACTTTTACCTATGTTAAAAAAAATAAAAGACTTAAAGGGACCTGTAATTTTATTAGTAAAAACAGAAAAAGGAAAGGGTTATTGTTTTGCAGAGGAAAATAAAGAAAAGTTTCATGGAATAGCACCTTTTGACATTAAAACAGGAAATACTCATAAAAGTTCTGTTTCTTATTCAGAAGTTTTTGGAAATAAAATTTTAGAGCTAGGAAAAGAAGATAAAGATATATATGCTCTTTCAGCAGCTATGATAAAAGGTACAGGACTTCATAAATTTTTAGAAGAATGTCCTGAAAGATGTATAGATACTGGGATAGCAGAAGGATTTACAGTAACTTTAGCAGGAGGACTTGCAAAATCTGGAAAGAAACCTTATGTATGTATTTATTCAACCTTTATTCAAAGAGCTGTGAGTCAGTTAATACATGATATATCTATACAAAATTTACCAGTTAGATTTATTATAGATAGAAGTGGAATTGTTGGTGAAGACGGAAAAACTCATAATGGAATTTATGATTTATCTTTCTTTTTATCAATACAAAATTTTACTGTGCTATGTCCTACAACCTCTAAGGAATTGGAACAGGCACTTGAAATATCTAAAAATTTTAATTCAGGTCCACTGGTTATAAGGATACCAAGAGATAGTATATTTGATATAGAAGATGAAAAACCACTAGAAATTGGAAGATGGAAAGAAATAAAAAAAGGAAGTAAAAATTTATTTATAGCAACAGGAACTATGCTAAAAATAATATTAGAAATATATGATGAGTTAAAAAATAGAGGAATTGATTGCACAATAGTTAGTGCAGCCTCTGTAAAACCTCTTGATGAAAACTATCTATTAAACTATATAAAAGGATACGATAATATTTTTGTTTTGGAAGAAAATTATGTGAGAAATTCTTTTGGTACATCTATTCTTGAATTTTTAAATGATAATGGAATACAAAAAATAATTCATAGAATAGCTTTAAATTCTGCTATTATTCCACATGGAAAAAGAGAAGAGTTGCTAAAAGAAGAAAAGTTAAAGGGAGAAAGTTTAATAGAAAGAATAGAGGAACTTATTTATGGTAGAAAAAAATAG
- the yhbY gene encoding ribosome assembly RNA-binding protein YhbY, whose protein sequence is MNSKKRAFLKKKAHNLEPIVRIGKDGLNQNIVQSILDAIASRELIKVKILQNCEEEKTIIYSKLMDIKDFEVVGMIGRTIIIFKENKENPTISLEWKNI, encoded by the coding sequence ATGAATAGTAAAAAAAGAGCTTTTTTAAAAAAGAAAGCACATAATTTAGAGCCTATTGTTAGAATAGGTAAAGATGGATTAAATCAAAATATAGTACAAAGTATACTTGATGCAATAGCTTCAAGAGAACTTATAAAAGTTAAAATTTTACAAAATTGTGAGGAAGAAAAAACTATAATTTATTCAAAATTAATGGACATTAAAGATTTTGAAGTAGTAGGAATGATAGGAAGAACTATAATTATTTTTAAAGAAAATAAAGAAAATCCAACAATATCATTAGAATGGAAAAATATATAA
- a CDS encoding 3'-5' exoribonuclease YhaM family protein: MVEKNSKSKKFIDSLLNFQDIKDLELCDDQGVKVSTHTYDVLNISINKIKEKYVKLKIASQNVDFFAITVGIIMHDISKSSIKRNEENLSHSQMMIQNPEYIISEVYEVLDLIEKHLGYTLIKEVRENIAHIVQSHHGKWGKVQPETEEANIVYIADMESAKYHRINPIQANDILKYSVNGLGLTEIEKKLNCTAAVIKDRIRRAKRELNLKTFAELLEVYKEKGRVPIGDKFFVLRSEETKKLKKFVDKQGFYNLFMKNPLMEYMIDDKIFEK; the protein is encoded by the coding sequence ATGGTAGAAAAAAATAGTAAGTCTAAAAAATTTATTGATAGCCTTTTAAATTTTCAAGATATAAAAGATCTTGAATTATGTGATGATCAGGGTGTGAAAGTCTCAACTCATACCTATGATGTGTTAAATATTTCAATTAATAAAATAAAAGAAAAGTATGTTAAATTAAAAATTGCTTCACAAAATGTTGATTTTTTTGCTATTACAGTTGGGATAATAATGCATGATATAAGTAAGTCAAGTATTAAAAGAAATGAGGAAAATCTTTCTCATTCCCAAATGATGATACAAAATCCAGAATATATAATATCTGAGGTTTATGAGGTCTTAGATTTAATAGAAAAGCATCTAGGATACACATTAATAAAAGAAGTTAGAGAAAATATAGCACATATAGTTCAATCACATCATGGTAAATGGGGAAAGGTACAACCTGAAACAGAAGAAGCTAATATAGTTTATATAGCAGATATGGAATCTGCAAAATATCATAGGATAAATCCTATTCAAGCAAATGATATTTTAAAATATTCTGTAAACGGGCTAGGACTTACTGAAATTGAAAAAAAATTAAATTGTACAGCAGCAGTTATAAAAGATAGGATAAGAAGAGCAAAAAGAGAACTTAATTTAAAAACTTTTGCTGAACTTTTAGAAGTCTATAAAGAAAAAGGTAGAGTACCAATAGGAGATAAATTTTTTGTTTTGAGATCAGAAGAAACAAAAAAATTAAAAAAATTTGTTGATAAACAAGGTTTTTATAATTTATTTATGAAAAATCCACTTATGGAGTATATGATAG
- a CDS encoding ribonuclease J, whose product MKKEKQGKQTQLRNNKISIRDKIMSIKDDVLNLKSKKVKNKVVKKVTEKEKKKKEEIQKVEVIQNNAKKTKTSKKDLDKMYVIPLGGLEEVGKNCTIIQYKDEIIIVDAGAIFPDENLPGIDLVIPDYTFLENNKSKIKGLFVTHGHEDHIGGIPYLYEKIDKSTAIYGGKLTNALIKSKFENFGVKKDLPKMVEVGSRSKVSVGKYFTVEFVKVTHSIADSYSLSVKTPAGHVFLTGDFKIDLTPVDNEKVDFVRLSELGEEGVDLMLSDSTNSEVEGFTPSERSVGDAFRQEFQKATGRIVVAVFASHVHRIQQIIDTAAQFKRKIAIDGRSLLKVFEIAPSVGRLTIPENLLIPISSVDKYDDDEIVILCTGTQGEPLAALSRIAKNMHKHIALREGDTVIISSTPIPGNEKAVSTNINNILKYDVDLVFKKIAGIHVSGHGSKEEQKLMLNLINPKHFMPVHGEYRMLKAHMRSAIETGVPKDKILLTQNGDKVEVTKEYAKINGKVNSGEILVDGLGVGDIGSKVIKDRQQLSEDGIVIVAYSIDKNTGKIVSGPEMSTKGFVYYKDSEDTIKEAQDLLGKKISKNETYLGRDWADLKGNVRDLLSRFFYEKLKRNPIILPMLLEI is encoded by the coding sequence ATGAAGAAAGAGAAACAGGGGAAACAAACACAGTTGAGGAACAACAAAATTAGTATTCGTGATAAAATAATGAGTATTAAAGATGATGTTTTAAATTTAAAAAGTAAAAAAGTTAAAAATAAAGTAGTTAAAAAAGTAACTGAAAAAGAAAAAAAGAAAAAAGAAGAAATACAAAAAGTTGAAGTGATTCAAAATAATGCCAAAAAAACGAAAACTTCAAAAAAAGATTTGGATAAAATGTATGTTATTCCACTAGGTGGTTTAGAAGAAGTTGGGAAAAACTGTACTATAATTCAGTATAAAGATGAAATAATTATTGTAGATGCAGGAGCAATATTTCCAGATGAAAATTTACCTGGTATAGATTTGGTGATTCCAGACTATACTTTTTTGGAAAATAATAAATCTAAAATAAAGGGTTTATTTGTAACTCATGGACATGAGGATCATATTGGAGGAATACCTTATCTGTATGAAAAAATAGATAAATCTACTGCTATTTATGGTGGAAAATTAACAAATGCTTTAATAAAATCTAAGTTTGAAAATTTTGGAGTAAAAAAAGATTTACCAAAAATGGTTGAAGTTGGTTCAAGAAGTAAAGTGAGTGTAGGAAAATATTTTACAGTTGAATTTGTAAAAGTAACACATTCAATAGCAGATTCTTATTCTTTATCTGTAAAAACACCAGCAGGGCATGTATTTTTAACAGGAGATTTTAAAATAGACTTAACTCCTGTTGATAATGAAAAAGTAGATTTCGTGAGATTATCAGAATTAGGAGAAGAAGGAGTAGATTTAATGCTATCAGACTCTACTAACTCTGAGGTTGAAGGTTTTACCCCATCTGAAAGAAGTGTTGGGGATGCTTTTAGACAAGAATTTCAAAAAGCTACTGGGAGGATAGTTGTAGCTGTATTTGCCTCACATGTTCATAGAATACAACAAATTATAGATACAGCAGCACAATTTAAAAGAAAAATTGCTATTGATGGGAGAAGTTTATTGAAAGTGTTTGAAATAGCACCTAGTGTTGGAAGATTAACTATACCTGAAAATTTACTTATTCCTATATCATCAGTTGATAAATATGATGATGATGAAATTGTAATATTATGTACAGGAACACAAGGAGAACCATTAGCTGCACTTTCAAGAATAGCTAAAAATATGCATAAACATATAGCTTTAAGAGAAGGAGATACTGTAATAATTTCATCTACACCTATACCAGGAAATGAAAAAGCAGTTTCAACTAATATAAATAATATTTTAAAATATGATGTTGATTTAGTTTTTAAAAAGATTGCAGGTATACATGTGTCAGGACATGGAAGTAAAGAAGAACAAAAACTGATGTTAAATTTAATAAATCCAAAACATTTTATGCCAGTTCATGGTGAATATAGAATGCTTAAAGCTCATATGAGATCTGCCATTGAAACAGGAGTTCCTAAGGATAAAATTCTTTTAACTCAAAATGGAGATAAAGTAGAAGTTACCAAAGAATATGCAAAAATAAATGGTAAAGTAAATTCTGGTGAAATTCTAGTTGATGGATTAGGTGTTGGAGATATTGGAAGTAAGGTTATAAAAGACAGACAACAACTATCAGAAGATGGTATAGTAATAGTTGCTTATTCTATTGATAAAAATACAGGAAAAATAGTTTCAGGACCTGAAATGTCAACAAAAGGTTTTGTATACTATAAAGATTCAGAAGATACTATAAAAGAGGCACAGGACTTATTAGGTAAAAAAATAAGTAAAAATGAAACTTATTTAGGTAGAGATTGGGCAGATTTAAAAGGAAATGTAAGAGATTTACTATCAAGATTTTTCTATGAAAAATTAAAGAGAAATCCAATTATTTTACCTATGTTATTAGAAATATAA